From a region of the Petrotoga sibirica DSM 13575 genome:
- a CDS encoding L,D-transpeptidase family protein produces the protein MRKITKGLSLVIFATLFSVLFSENYFHLYTVEYDQTQNIVKMNLESYINTTQKPNVYIYDGGDRKKLTLYEKENGYFTFYVNLNAFKGDYYSFLVSSIDKEGEYVSQFFASFLEKGLFAPNIEVEITTSVVENGYQYYLNYYPEEDLELVKVQLENTVFEDPDEFLRLLGNFEDGFHDAIFAFRNRYGILFERKVTFLKLAQVVATENVLKPKQRYEVNGYHIVQKGESLYKIAEKYNILPGDLVNMNDLKDPSLIYPGQALEIGKVKYEESPLRLEINLSQNKMYLYFHDQLLKTYIVAVGMSDYTPPGYYRISYKEKDPALYWYDEYIPPGSLMNGMGTRWLQLSNPQYGIHGTTKPWEIGKRISHGCIRMFNFDVEVIDFLASLGTEVYVYNGENKKES, from the coding sequence TTGAGAAAAATCACAAAAGGATTATCGCTGGTAATATTTGCGACGTTATTTTCAGTACTTTTTTCTGAAAATTATTTTCATTTATATACCGTTGAATATGACCAAACTCAAAACATTGTGAAAATGAATTTAGAAAGTTATATAAATACTACGCAAAAACCAAATGTATATATATATGATGGGGGAGATAGAAAAAAGTTAACTTTGTATGAAAAAGAAAACGGCTATTTCACTTTCTACGTTAATTTAAACGCTTTTAAAGGTGATTATTATTCATTCTTAGTATCCTCTATAGATAAAGAAGGGGAATATGTTTCACAGTTTTTTGCAAGTTTTTTAGAAAAAGGTTTATTCGCTCCAAATATTGAAGTTGAAATAACAACCTCTGTTGTAGAAAATGGGTATCAATATTATTTGAATTATTATCCAGAAGAAGATTTGGAATTGGTGAAAGTACAGTTAGAAAATACTGTTTTTGAAGATCCGGATGAGTTCTTAAGATTGTTGGGTAACTTTGAAGATGGGTTCCATGATGCTATTTTTGCTTTTAGAAATAGATATGGAATACTTTTTGAGCGAAAAGTTACCTTTTTGAAATTGGCACAAGTTGTTGCTACCGAGAATGTTTTAAAACCAAAGCAAAGATATGAAGTAAATGGGTACCATATCGTACAAAAAGGTGAGAGTTTATACAAAATTGCTGAGAAATACAATATTCTTCCTGGGGATTTAGTTAACATGAATGATCTAAAGGATCCTTCTTTAATATATCCAGGGCAAGCTTTAGAGATAGGAAAAGTTAAATACGAAGAAAGTCCTTTACGCTTAGAAATAAACCTTTCGCAGAATAAGATGTACTTATATTTTCATGATCAGTTGTTGAAAACTTATATCGTTGCCGTTGGTATGAGTGATTACACACCGCCGGGATACTATCGTATTTCATACAAAGAGAAAGACCCTGCGTTGTATTGGTATGATGAATATATACCTCCAGGGTCCCTAATGAATGGAATGGGAACTAGATGGTTACAACTCTCAAACCCTCAATACGGGATTCATGGTACAACAAAGCCATGGGAAATAGGTAAAAGGATATCTCATGGATGTATAAGGATGTTCAAC